In the genome of Leptotrichia trevisanii DSM 22070, the window GCAAGAAATTTTAATTCTTTGATAAATATATTTAATTCAAAATTTATTAAATATACACTATTTGAATGGGAAATAATATTAATTTTTATCTTTTACTATCGGAACCCAAAGTTCCATTTCATAGTCAGAACTATACATATCTCCTTCACCATAAACTTCAAAATCAGGTGTTCCAGCGTGTCTGTAACCTTGTTCTGGGAAAAATGTCCCTGTCACATATTTCCATCCTTCATGAATGCAATTTGGAACAATTCCCTTCAATTTTACTACAGCATATTCAGCTTCTGGAACTTCAAGTATATTAAGTCCCAAATCGTTTGCTTCGGTAACATTTTGAATATCGTATCCAGCCATATAGTTTACAGTAAACTTGCTTTCACAATTTTCATTTTTCTCAATTTCATAGCAAGCTCCATAACTTTGTCTATTTCCTAAATTTTCTAATTTTTCTGGAGATACTTTTTTAAAAAGTTTATCCCAGACATTAGGAAAATCACCACCTTCTTCAATTCTTTCCACCAATCCTGCAATTTTAAAAGCCGATTTTTTCATAACTTTGATGTCCATATTTTTTCCTCCTTCAATACTTAAAGATAATCTTATAGGAGAAAAAATTTGAAATGCACTTCCTTTTCTGACTTCCTTTGGTGTGTATCCATGAAATTTCTTGAATGCCAAGGAAAATGAATCTTGAGATTCATAGCCGTATTTAAAGGCTATTTCTATTATCTTTTCATCGCTTTCACGTAAATCTATCGCAGCACAGCTCAACTTTCTAAAGCGAACATACTCGCTTAACGGATAATCCACCATAATTGAGAACATTCTGCTAAACAGCGGATACGAATATCCAGAAAGCAATGCAATCTTTCTCTCGTCAATTCTATCAGTCAAGGTATCTTCGATATATTTCATCGTTTCATTAAATGCCTTAATCATATATTTTTCCTCCTTACACTAAAAGTATATATGATTTTTCGACTTTTTTCCCGATAATTCCTGTACAAATTTTATAGTTTTAAAATTCAAAAAACTCCTCAATCGTAGTTTTCAATCCATGCTTCACATTTGAAGTTGAAATAAATTTAGAGATGCTTTTGATTTCAGGAATTGCATTTTCCACAGCCACAGGCATTCCCACGTACTCCAGCAACGGCTTATCGTTCGCACTGTCACCAACCGCAATCATTTCTTCAGGCTTTATATTCTCAATTTCCCCTAATTTTTTCAATGTTTTCCCTTTATCCACATTTTTGTTAGCAATTTCTAGGAAGATTGGTTTTGAAATGGCGATAAAATAATCATTCCCGTGGACTTTATTCATATGTTTTTCTGCCATTAATACTTCTTCAGGCGTTCCAATAATCATACATTTTGTAGTTTTGTCTATTCCTTTTTTTTCTAAATCTTCAAGTGAATCAAATTTTTGGAATTTCATTTTACATTGATTTGTTTCATACATTACTCCATCTGTCGATTCTGTCCCATAAATCGTATCCCCAACGTACAAAATCATCGGAACATTTATTTCCTTTGAAACTTTATAAACATTTTCTATATCCTTTTTCCCCAGTCCCTCGTGAAAAATTACTTCATTTGTCTTCATATCAATTAATTCTCCACCGTTAAATGCCAAGACATAACCTTCATACTTATCCATTTGAAGCTCTTTTGCATATTCAAACATCGCATAACTAGGCCTACCGCTTGCAAGCACAAATTTAACACCCTTTTCCTTCTGAACTTTCACAATCGCCTCAACGTTTTCACTTGTTATCCCATGCTCCTCATCAAGCAATGTCCCATCCATATCCGTTGCAATTAGCTTGTAATTCATAAAATCCTCTCGCT includes:
- a CDS encoding AraC family transcriptional regulator; translation: MIKAFNETMKYIEDTLTDRIDERKIALLSGYSYPLFSRMFSIMVDYPLSEYVRFRKLSCAAIDLRESDEKIIEIAFKYGYESQDSFSLAFKKFHGYTPKEVRKGSAFQIFSPIRLSLSIEGGKNMDIKVMKKSAFKIAGLVERIEEGGDFPNVWDKLFKKVSPEKLENLGNRQSYGACYEIEKNENCESKFTVNYMAGYDIQNVTEANDLGLNILEVPEAEYAVVKLKGIVPNCIHEGWKYVTGTFFPEQGYRHAGTPDFEVYGEGDMYSSDYEMELWVPIVKDKN
- a CDS encoding Cof-type HAD-IIB family hydrolase, which gives rise to MNYKLIATDMDGTLLDEEHGITSENVEAIVKVQKEKGVKFVLASGRPSYAMFEYAKELQMDKYEGYVLAFNGGELIDMKTNEVIFHEGLGKKDIENVYKVSKEINVPMILYVGDTIYGTESTDGVMYETNQCKMKFQKFDSLEDLEKKGIDKTTKCMIIGTPEEVLMAEKHMNKVHGNDYFIAISKPIFLEIANKNVDKGKTLKKLGEIENIKPEEMIAVGDSANDKPLLEYVGMPVAVENAIPEIKSISKFISTSNVKHGLKTTIEEFFEF